In Methanophagales archaeon, the DNA window AGTGAAACTTCGGGCGACTCTTTGTTTCGCTTTCGCTCCGTAAACTTCATATATCTCCGAACCGTTAGGTGTAATTGTGAGCAAAAGGCTTGCAGATAGATATGAACACTGAACGAAAAGCCCCGTATAAGGAATATTTACTTTCAGGCGAAGGATTTGGTATAGCGCGAGAGGTGCCGAGGTGTATATCAGCATGCCCTGCTGGCTGTGATGTTCATGGGTATCTGAGACTGGTCGAGGAAGGCAGGTACAGGGAAGCCTACCAGCTTATAATGGAGACCATACCTTTACCTGCATCTATCGGACGAATCTGCCATCATCCATGCGAAATGAGGTGCCGCCGGAGCTTCTTCGATGCTCCCATTGCCATCGCGGCAGTCAAGCGATTTGTGGGTGATTATAATAGTAGTAATGGTGGCATGCAGGCGGGTGAGGAAGCAGGAGCAAATACAAATACAACTACAAATACAAAGACCGAGAGCAAAACCAAAAGAGTAGCGATCATTGGTGCTGGACCCGCGGGTCTGACAGCTGCTTTCCGGCTGGCGAGTAAGGGTTACGCAGTGAAGGTGTACGAGCGATTGCCCTCAGAAGGTGGCATGCTCCTTGCTGGCATCCCCCCATACCGGTTGCCAAAGAAGGTATTGAAAGAGGAGGTAGACCGTATTAAGCGTTCTGGGGTGGAGATGGAAGTCGGTAAGGAGATAGATAAGAAGGAGTTTGAGAGGCTGCGTCAGGAGTATGATGCTATCTTTATCGCTGTTGGTATGCAAGAGAGCAGGAGACTGGGAATAGAAGGTGAGGATCTGGAAGGTGTTGTGGGCGGTATTGAGTTCCTTCGTGACTTCAATCTCAAGCATGCTCATGGTAGTAACAATATGAGGGGGAGAGGGATAGAGGAAGTAGGGATAGGGCAGAAAATAGCAGTGATAGGCGGTGGTAATGTAGCTATGGACGTTGCAAGATGCCTGATTCGTCTGGGTTCGGATGTAACAGTAACAGTTATTTATCGAAGGTCACGGGAAGAGATGCCTGCGAGTGTGGAAGAGGTAAGAGAGGCAGAGGAAGAGGGTGTGAAATTCTTATTCCTGGCTAATCCTACAAGGATTCTTGGGTCGTCAAGAGTGGAGAGACTGGAGCTTATCAGGATGAAGTTAGGAGCTCCTGATGAGTCTGGTAGGAGACAGCCAGTGCCCATAAAAGGGTCCCGGTTCTCGATTGATGTGGATATGGTGATACCAGCAGTAGGACAAGCATCGAATCTTCAGTTCCTCGAAGGTAGTGGCGTGGAGACAATACGTGGGCTAATAAAGGTAGATGAGTTCTGTTCCACCACGGTGGAAGGCATATTTGCGGGTGGCGATTGTGTTCATGGTGCTGCGTTCGCAGTGGATGCTATTGCAGATGGTAATGTCGCCGCGGACTCAATAGACCGTTTTCTGAATGGCGTTGAGATGAGAACTGGGTCTGAGTCTGAACCGGAATTAGGAGCAATCACAGAGCTGGTGAATGAAGAGGCATATATAATAGAGGAGTTGAAGAATGAGGAGAAGCTGGGCTTGATATCCAGAGCCATCAGATGCGAAATGCCTGAAATTGATATAGAAGAGCGTAAGACCAGCTTCAAGGAGGTGAAACGTGGTTTATCACAGGAAGCGGTAGTGGCAGAATCAGGTAGATGCATGAGGTGTAGAGGCTGTCTCCTGACTTCTCAAGGCTCGAAAGCAGAGATATCTGATGCGGATGCATTCATAGCGAGGTTGACATACGTTACGGGCGTGAACAAATGTGCAGAATGTGGCGAATGTACTGCTTCCTGCCCTGTTGCTGCGATAGATCCGGGATTCTCACCACGAAAACTCGCTGGTATGGCGATGCAGGAAAATGCTGACAAAATCGCATTGAGTGAAGAAATATGGTCCTGTATCTCCTGTGGTATCTGCAACACTATATGCCCGTATGGAGTGGATTTCCTGCGGTTCATCCAGGGTGTGAGAACCTTAGCGGTGAGCAGGGGCAGTGGCAATGTGCCACATTACAGCGAGCAGGGGCGGCTGGCAGTGGATGAGATAAGTACTACAGAGAGACTGAGATGGCTTGACGGCGTGGAAGGACTGAAGGTTGGAGACAGGGGTGATGTTTACTACTTCTCTGGCTGTATCTCTTTTCTCGACCACGTATACCACGATCGCACCAATTTGAGGCTGCTTGATATCGCACGCAGTGCTGTGAGGATACTCAATTCGATAGGGATTGTACCCGCAGTGAACAGCGAGGAGAGATGTTGCGGGCACGACCTGCTCTGGCTGGGAGACGAAAAGAGATTCCAGGCACTGATGAGGGCAAATATAGAGCTGATAAAATCGAGTGGTGCAAAAATTGTGGTTTTCTCATGCGCTGAATGCCTTAGAACTTTTGATATCGATTATCGGCGATTTTATGGTGAGTTGGGGTTTGAGGTCATGCATATCTCCGAATTTTTAAAGGATAAGCACTTGGATTTTGATTTGAATACATCGGCTGAAGAGCTCATCACTACATATCACGACCCTTGCCGGTTGAGCCATCTTGGGATATATGATGCGCCGAGGGCGATTTTAGCACGTATACCGGGTGTTAAACAGGTAGAGATGGCACATAATAGGGAACACACACTTTGCTGTGGTGTGAGTGGCTTGTTGAGCTGCAGCCCGATAGCAAGGGTGATGCAGATGTCAAGGTTAGCCGAAGCCGAAGCGACAGGTGCATCAAAGCTTATTGTTACATGTCCTAAATGCTGGATACATCTCGACTGTGCGTTGGAGAACAGTGTGAAAAAGGGAAGGAGGATAGAGATAGAGGACCTGACATCCCTGCTCGCAGCTCGGCTCAAGTTTTAAGTTTTAATAAATCTAAAAAGATAGTGTAATTAAGGGTTAAGGGCGATGGAAGAGTTTAGGATAGAAGAAATCTCGATCTACTGGAATGTGGACGAGGAGAAGTTCAAGGATAAGATAAGTAAGCACTTCAATATTATGGTAGCTGGTTTCCCACCGCTTGGTAATATCATACCCTACCACCTGAAGGAGCTTTTAAGCGATTCAGAGAAGATAATGAGCTTCTATTCCTATAATTTCCCGCCAATGGTGGAGGCGCAAGACGAAGAGTTTGTGATACCACATGACGAGCTCTGGTACAGTGAAGAGAAGCGATTGTTCTGTTATATTGGTAAATATCCAGAGACGGAGTATCTACCAAAGTCGGCTTATAAACAGGCAGAGGGGCTGGCACGGGTGGCAAAAGAGCTCTATGTCCGTGAATTATACACAGTGGGTGTGGTAATGCCCTTTCAGCAGCCTTTCAGGAATACCAAACCCGGTATAGAGGCGTATGTAGGCTACTTTGAGGGCTCGCATAAGGAACTACCTCCTGCTTCCGTGAAGATGACGAGGAAGAATATTGGCAGATACACGATCATTCGTAAGACAGGACTGCTTCCCGGGTTCGCATCGAAATTAGGAATTGAGAGCTATTCCATACTCGGGGTAGGGAAATATCCTGAGGATCTGAGAGCCTGTGCTGGTGCTTTAAGGGCGTTCAAGCGTATGTCTGGGCTGGAATTGGAGACGGGAGCAATAGAGAAGATGCTGCGTGAGAGTGCAGAAGCCGTTGAGGAGCGTATAAAGCAGCAGATAGCGAAGTCTACTTCTCATTATCGTGGCGATGGTGTGGGTGCCGATACATCTCAATACATGTATGGCTGAATGAAAGAATCGCTGAGCAGTGTGGACATAGCAGTGATTGTCAGGGAGTTACAGGAGCTGATAGGAGCCAGAGTGGAGAAGGTCTACCAGATAGGGCGCGAAGAGATAAGATTGAAGCTCCATCAGAAGAGCAAAGGTACTATTGACTTAGTAATTGAGGCGGGTAGACGACTACACATAACGAGATACAGGCGAGAGGCGCCGCGAGTGCCTTCTAACTTCTCGATGCTCCTCAGGAAGCACCTCGGTGGCGGCAGGATTATCGGAATACAACAGTTCGAGTTCGATCGGATAGTGGAGTTGAAGGTAAAGAGCAGAGAAGGTGAGCTCAGTCTGGTGTCAGAATTACTGCCAAGGGGAAACATCCTCCTGATAGACGCTCGGGGTGAGATATTGCATCCTTTCAGACGGAGGAGCTTCTCAGCGCGTGAGATAAAAGCGCATACACGTTACGAGAGACCGCCCTCAAGAGTAAATCCAATGCGAATGACTGCGGAAGAATTTAAGCTAATATGTAAAGCCTCAGATAAAGATGTGGTACGAACGCTTGCATTGGATTTGGGTCTGGGTGGTGTGTATGCGGAAGAGGTCTGTAAGCGGGCATGCATTGAGAGACACATGAGAGCCAGTGAGCTTGGGGATGCCGGGGTGAAGGCTGTTTGGGATACGATACAGGAAGTATTGAAGCCCGTGATGACAGGAGAAGGGTTGAGACCACATATCGTGATAGAGAACGGTGAGAGGGTGGATGTCTTGCCCTTTGAGTTGTGCAGGTATCGCGATAGCGATGCTGAGAAGATATTCTTCCCCACATTTAATGACGCTGTGGATGAGTTCTTCACGGAGAGGATAGTGGAGAGCGTAGAAGCAGCAGCACAGAACGAGCGTGAGAACAGGATCGCACGATATGAACGCATATTGAAAGAACAGAAGGAGGCACTGCGTGATTTCCAGGCGAAGGAGGCGGAATGCAGGAGAATAGGCGAGCTTATCTATGCAAGATACAACGAGATAGAGGAAATCCTGCGTAAAATGGATAGAAAAAAGAAGATAGTGGAGGTATCTCTGCCCGGATGTACACTGGAGATTGATACTTCTATATCCTTATTCAAGAACGCAAGCATCTGGTATGAGCGTGCGAAGGCATTCAAGAGAAAGCGAGAGGGTGTGGAACGAGCAATAGAGGAGACGATGACGAAGCTGAAGCAAGAACAGGAGCAAGCACAAGTCTGGGCACGAGAAGTGGCAGTTGCAAAAGGAGCGATACCGGAGAAGCGGGCTGTACGGAGGGATAAAAAGGAGTGGTACGAACGGTTCAGGTGGTTTGTGACCTCAGAAGGCGTTCTTGTGATAGCGGGTAAGGATGCAACCACGAATGAGTTGCTGGTGAAGAAGTATATGAACAAGGATGACCTCTTCTGCCATACACAGGCGAGTGGTGCACCGGTGGTGATAGCGAAGTGCAACGAGGAACTGTCAGATAGGAGTTTGAGGGCGATAGCGCAATTCGCAGTTTCATACTCCAGCTTGTGGAAATATGGATTCTATGAGGGTGAGTGTTATTTTGTTAAAGGTGAGCAGGTGAGCAAGAGACCGCCGTCAGGCGAGTATATAGCCAAAGGCAGCTTTATAGTACGAGGCAAGAGGCGGTATCTAAAGGCACCTTTAGGGCTCTGTATAGGCATTGAGAATAACAATAACCGGCTGGTTGCGGTTCCGGAATTGGAGAAGGACAGACTGGAGTTATTCGTGGAGCTGGCGCCTGATAATGAGCTGGATAAGAATTCGCTCGCAAATATGATTGTGGAGTTCTTCAATGCGCAAGGTAAGGGGGAAGCGGAGATGGTAACTCATGATGAGGTATTAAGTCTCTTACCTCCGGGTAAGTCGAGGATTAAGGCAAAGGTGAAGGGAAAAGTGAAGTCGGCATAGTTCATAGTTTATAGTGCTGTGATCACTAAAAGGCAATAACGTCCATCCTATTTATCCGATTATCTGTAGTATAAGCCGTCTTGACCTCCGTTTATTGTCCAGTTCGATGAATACCACCTGCTGCCATGTCCCCAGCATCAGCTTTTTATTCCGGAAAGGGACAGTAAGGGATGGACCAATAAAAGAGGCTCTTACATGTGAATGACCATTGCCATCGTGCCATCTATACTCATGCTCGTAATTTATATCACGCGGGAATAGTCGCTCCAGTGCATTTGGCAGGTCATGCAGCAATCCTGGTTCGTATTCGATGGTCGTTACTGCACCGGTAGAGCCGGGCACAAAGATGGTGACAATGCCGTTCTCTATCCCCGATTCCCTTAACTTGCTATTTACTTCACCTGTTATGTCTATTATCTCCACCTCGCCACGTGTATCAAACTGCAGCTCCTTCGTCTCCACTACCATTCTGATTCCACCGTTAGTTATATATTTAAAAATAGTGTAAATTAAAAGGTACTGATAGGTAGAATGAATATCGAGTACAAACCAAAAATCACGGAATTATTAGCATTAGCCATATTTTAGGGTGAGGGACAAAAAGAAGGTGTTTCAGAGATTATGAATAGAACGATGAAAGATTACGGAAATAAAATAGAGGAGAACGCACTGGAAAAGGATAAAAGGTGCTCCCGTGTTGTACTCTCCCTTAACGGGAATAAATTATCTCTGCGGATAGGCGGTGAGGACCTCATACGCGTGAGGACTGCCACAAATACCCGGCTCCGGTTAGTAAAAGTAGCAGAGGAGATGACATGCGTGGTGAAAGAATGCGATTCTCATGGTTTCTAAATGGGATACCGGCATTGGTGTTGCTCTTGCTGAGCCTACTCATTATTCTGGGCATGGTGTGGCTGATCATTAAATTATTGCCCTATCTCATCATAGCATTGGTAATATTGATTGTGATCCTTGGTCTCGTGTATTTTATCGTGAAGGTTTTTAGCTAAGTATATGTACCTATTAACTTAACTAACATGATAAAATCGTCTGCGGAGATAGCGGAGATATTGAAGAGGAGATGGGATAAGAGCAAAGACGAAGATAGGAATGAATGGCGAGTACTCAGTGGTAGGAATCCCAGAGGCAGGTATGACCTCTTCATCTCCACTCCAGAGCGTGTGTGGCAATTGAAGATAGAACAGACGGGTAATAACGAGGCAATCGGATTCGGTTTGGATGTGGGAAAACCGGATGAGGATATTAAGAAACTATTCGGGCATGGTGCACCGGTTCCTTTTGGTCTTGTATCGCCACAAGTAAAGAATAATTTAGCGATTGTTATGGCTGGTATTCAGCTATATTCCTCAGATTCCGCCTATAAGCTCTGCAATGAGTATGTCTCTAATAAGCAGGCGGAATTAGATGAGCGCCTGGACCGTGAGATAGAGCGAATGAAGAGCAACCCATTACTGAGACACCGGTATAGAGAGCAGAAGGAACGAGAAAGAATGTCGTACCTCTAAAATCTCGATTCTTCTTTCTATTTCTCTTTCTATTTCTTTTAGAGATGAAGAGATGATAGTGATAATCCTCGCAGGCGGTAAAGCAACCAGGATGGGTAAGGAGAAGGCGATTATAAAGTTAGGAGCCGAGAAACGACTGATAGATCTGGTTATAGGGGCAGTGAATGGCGCATTAAAAGCAGATGGTTTTATTGTGGCGGTAACGAAGTTCACGCCACAGACCGCTTTATACTGCCAGAGTATGAATTACAGGATGATAGAAACACCCGGATACGGCTATCATGCGGATTTACGTTATCTACTCACACGCTATCATGAATTTATATCCGTGGCATGTGATATCCCATTTTTACAGAGTGAACATATTGATGCACTGATAGACTTCTATTCCGAACATCATAATAGTGTTAGTGTTACCGGAGCTGTTCCTTTCAACATGGTACCAGATGGCATAAACCCTCTTCCCTTCACTTATCGTGGACAGAAACTGGTCGCATGCGGTATCAATGCCGTCATGAACTCGATGCATTCCTTACCTCTCGTCTTTCATGACCCCCTGCTCGCGATAAATGTGAATACCACCTCCGATTTACGGGTTGCTCTGCGATATCTATACAGGTACAAATAAGGTAATAATTGTTACTCATGATTCAAAAACCGAAACTCACTTTATTTGATGCACACCAGTTTATGGTGTAGGGGATACGGGAGATAGAGGTGCAAAACAGGAGGATAATGTAATGAGATGCTCTTCATAATATCTGCAATAGGGGGAAAGAGTTTTATTGTATGGCTCAGTTCCGATTTCCTTGCATGGATTACCTCCTTACTCCGGCTACCGGTACTGATCCTCTTATATGGACTGACACTGTGGGTGATCGTTGAGATTGGTATGTTCACATACGAATGGATTATAAGACACAAGTGCAGCAGTCGGACGGCATCAGTAGATCTGGAACTGTGCCTGCATGAAGCTGCAGCAGCATTACAGGTACAGGGTGATGGTGAATCCCGATCCAGACTCAAAGAAATAAGTGCAATACTGAAGAAATGCACATCTCATAAGTTCGTACTGCAGTTCCTGAACTGCCTCGCTGATATAGATGTAGCTTTAAAAGACGGTGATGGCGATGAAGATGCCCGGCAGTTCGCAATTAGATTAGAAAAGTTACTTCAGGGTTGCAATGCCGCGATAACAAAGAGTGTGGAACGCACGAGGGCAATGGTGCGAATAGGTCCGATGCTCGGGCTTATGGGTACGCTGATACCTATGGGACCTGCACTGCTTGCACTTACACAGGGTGATATAAACACACTTGCATCCAGTCTCATATATGCGTTCGGTACCACCGTCCTCGGTCTATTGATCGGCGGTGTCGCATACGTAATCACTACAGTTCGCCAGCACTGGTATGATAAAGACATGAATGATATAAGATATATATGCGAGATGCTCTTCGGTGAATAGAGTAGTGTTAGTGTAGCAGTATGAGTATAAAATGACAATTGTAATTGCGTATAATAAAAGAAATAGAGAGCGATAATAATGAACATCAGAACAAGATTAAGAGACTTCATATTGACTTTTGACGGTTGGTTCTTTTCTGTGGTGGGCTATGAACTCGGTTCCGGGTCTGAAACAGGCGAGGTAAAATGCCTGCTCCGTTATATCCCCGACGAATGTGGAACACGTGTCTCGAATCGAAGCGGCAGGCGATACCGGAAATTGGACTTCAATGAAGCTTATGAGTTCCTCCGGCAGCACCGGCCGCTATACGTAGGGGATGTGCACCATGTGCCGGAGCGTGATATAAAAGAGGTCCTTCGTCCTGAAGCATGGCTCCCTACTGTTGTAGAAACCGATGACCGGGTTGCCCGGATTTATGAGCTCCTGCGTTCTCGTTCTTATATACCCGCGGACAAGATAGGCATTACCGGCTCTTTCTTATGTGGGCTCAATACCCCCCATTCTGATATTGACCTCGTTATTTACGGACTGGAGAACTTCAATCGTGCAAGGGAGGTTGTGGCGTCAGCGAAAGAGGAAGGCATCATTCGTGATATAGACGATGATACATGGCGGCAAATATACAGGAAGAGGAATCCAGAATTGAGCTATGAAGAGTTCATCAAGCATGAGAAGAGAAAAAATAACCGCGGTATGATTGACGATACATACTTTGATATCTTATATTCACGCGATTGGACAGAGCTGGCTTTATTGGACCCTATGGATTATGAGCCAGGGCAGAGAATGGGCTACCTCCAGATAAAGGCTGAAGTGAAGGATGCCTCTTTCTCATTTGATAACCCCGCGATATATCGCATAGAGCACCCAGAAATAGACAAGGTGCTCTCTTTTACCCATACCTATGTGGGGCAGGCGCAGGAAGGTGAATGGATAGAAGCGCGAGGTATGGTAGAGAAGACAACACATGAGACCAGGCTGGTTGTGGGCACCACGCGCGAAGCGAAGGGCGAATGGATAAGATGCCTCTCTACTCGTACTTAGAGGGGCATTTGACCAGTAGTTGCGAGGCACTTACATGGTAGGGCGAATCGAGCGTGCCAATAACAACCACTTTCAGCCCCTCTTTGAAGCCCTGCGGTACCGGATTCCTGTATGTGACATTAATAGTAGCCCTGCCATCTGTGATTTTAAACGAGAGAGCACCATCTTCTCCCCAGCTTGTAGAGCCATTGACAACGGTGTCCATGATCTGAACTTCCTTATTCATATATCTATCATTCCCCACCACCTGTGAGACACTCATGTAGGGACTGAGGTAAGAAGAGAAGACATCGTATGCTAATGCACCACTCAGCACGATCAGAGATGCGACGACTATATAAAGTGGTTTAATCTTAATCTTCATCTCTATCTTTATCCTCAGCTTCGAGTACCGCCCTCTCTAAGTCCATTACCTTCGCTTTAAGTGCTGCCAGCCGTCTGCTCAGCCACAGGAATAGCACCAGAATTGCTGTCCAGTAGATGATAGCAACCACAAATACGCCTCTATACACCAGTTCATGCACCCCCCTTCTTATACCTGTACCTGTACAATAATACATTAACGCGGTCCTCCAAAGACCATAATGAGTATGTTGTTATAATGAGATAAGCGAAGATTAAAGAAGCTGCGGCGAGATTCAATATCAGAGTTGCTTTTACAGGCATAGACAGCGTTATCTCCTGCGCTCGCGGATGCAGCGACTGCCATAACATCACAGAGAGGAAAGTCAGAGGTATGAGTGAAAAAGCAAGGACATTATACACTGCTCCTATCACCGCTCTCCTCTCTACTTCACTGATAGAATACTTCACAGCTATATAACCCGCATACGCAATCCAGAGTATGAGTGTGGTTGTCTGTTTCGGGTCCCAGTTCCAGTACAATCCCCATGCTGCATTCGCCCAGATTGCTCCTGAGATCAAAGCCACTATACCATATACCAGTCCTATGATCACTAATACTTCCGCAGCCATATCATATCGCCTCGCCCTCTTCTTCAGGTACATTATGCTCGCCACGAGTGAGATGAAAAACGCGAGATAGCAGACCAGAGCAGCAGGTACATGTGTATAAGAGAAATAAATATCACCCCTTACCGGGTGGACTGAGACATAAGCCATATATGATGCTCCTACACTCAGTATCACACCAATAACAAGAATAATATCCCGCTTCATCTTCTATTCTTTTTATATGCATTTTTATATATAAGCATAATCTCTCTTTGACCTAACCTTACGGATGTGTTTATGGATTATGGCACAGTCAACAGTAGCAGTGGACGTGATAGGAGTATCAAAACGATATGGCTATCTTGAAGTATTAAGATCTGTATCGCTGCGCATAGAGCGCGGAGAATTCGTGGCTCTCTTTGGACATAATGGCGCGGGAAAGACAACTCTGCTGAAGTTGATTGCCACGCATATCAGACCCTCCACCGGAACCGTGAAGATATTTGGTGAAGACGCATTCAGGGATAGCAGGATAAGAAGAAAAATAGGTCTGGTAACACATGCAAGCTTCCTCTATGACGAACTCACAGTGCGTGAGAATTTACTATTCTATGCTAAACAGTTCGGGGTCGAAGAGGATAAATTCCTCGATACCGTTGATTTCCTTGGCATGAACCGGTGGTATAATGTCCGTGTGAAGCAGCTCTCACATGGATTGAGGAAGCGTGCAGACATCATCAGGGCTTTGATACATGATCCCAATTTGATACTGCTGGATGAGCCTTTCACTGGACTGGATAATGAGACCTGCGATGTGCTCGTGAATTACTTCAAGGAACAGAGACAAAGACAGAGAGAGAAGAGGAAGACGCTTTTGATATCATCACATTCCCAGGAGTGGGCGAAGAAAGTCTGTGATAAAGCTATATCACTGCACAGGGGTAAAATAGTCGGGGAAATATCACTTTGAGTTTTCATTCTCCAATCAGCCGTGCTGCTATCTCATTGATAGCCGCCTTCAAATTTGCTTTATTATCATAATCATAAGCACTCAGCAAAGTATCAAGACTGAAACTACTGTATCCATACCCATAACCATGCTGTTGTTGCTGATTCTTCTTAGCTTCTATGAGCGAGATGAGATTCCTCAATGCCCGCTCTATATCATCCACTATACTTACAGTGGCATATCTTGAAGTCCTTGATAAAGGATTCAAATCTATGGTTATTACCTTCTTACCCATCGCAATCAGTGATTCGCACCTGTCACCGTCTTCCAGTGGTGCAAGAACCACATCCGCAGTATATATCCCCTCGCGTGTAGCCAATGCACGGGCATGCTCAATCCCGGGTATTCGCGAATCCGGCTTGTCACCAAGCACTTGCTTCGCACCCTCCCGCTCTAATAGCTCTTTTATTCGCCTTACACGCTCTTCAGTTCGATGAAAGAGATTCACCTCCAGAGGTGCGTTTATCAAGCCACTCAGTATAACCATCTCCTTCGATGCCAGTGCAGCAACATTGCCGTTGACCGATAGCACAGGTCTCTTCGCCATTAATAATAGCGCAGCAGCCACTTCTGTAGCTCTCAATGCAGACTCTAATGTCCGCTCCCCCATTAAATAATCGAATGCTTCACCTCTTCCATGCGCTATCAATCCATGAAGTGAGGTTATACCTGCTTCTATACCAGCCACAAGCTTCTCTCTTCGCTTCAATGATTTATACCTCGGATGTGACTTCGGGATTCTCATTTATTGGTTCTTAGTTCTTAAGGAATAATTTCTACATATAAACGGAAACGGGACTTCGCCATGTTGTAGTCACTAATCCAAAGGAGGACGTCACAACGTCGAAATTGTCCTTTCCTTTCCTTCATGGGTACAAATGCAAATTATAAATTATAGATGTGTTGAGGATCAAGTATATAAAGTCTGAAACTCAGGTTATCTATAAAGATAAAGATGCCTGTATCTCTAATAGAGGTTTACAATCTCTTACCGAGAACGAACTGTAAGAGATGTGGTACAGTATGCATGGGTTTTGCAGCCAGATTGATCGCGATGGAGGCGCGACCAGAGGATTGTCCATTGCTTCTGGAGCCCAGGTACAGTTATAATTTAAAGCAACTGCATTCTATACTTTGCTATACTGATAAAGAACTCACAGGCTTGATAATAGATGATGATAAATGCATAGGCTGTGGGACGTGTGTGGTGGTATGCGAGGAGAACAGATTGATGAGTGAGGAGGTACTATATGGTAAAGGCAGCAGGTATGAGGAAGAAGCGGTGCTGAGGGTAGAGGAGGGGAAAGTAAAGTTGATAGATGCGAAGAGGTGTAAGCGAGCGTTTAAACCCCCGGAGTTCTGTCGCGCATGCGTTGACCATTGCCCAACAGGTGCACTGGATCTGGTCGCACCTTAAACCTTAATCTCTGATAGCCTCATAGAGGTTCTTCTGCTTACCATCACGCCCTTTGTGCTCGTAGCTCCTCTGCTCGTCTATTATGTGTATTACAGTATGACCTCGTTCAGTAAGTGCATCGGCGATGAACCTGCGATGGCAGCGGAAGAAGAGAAGTTCCGCACACATGATTGCAACATTTCTTGATGCTGCGAGCTGCTCGAGCTGGAGTAAACCCGTCTCAAAATCTTCTGTTTTCATGTATCGCCTGTAACCACCCGTTCGGTAGCCCCCAAGCTCAATAATGTGATTATATTCAATACCACAACGATTCAAATTCTCTTTTAGTATTTCCTGCTTGAAATGCCTGTACCTGGAAGTTGGGAATCGCCTCACATCCGCTATTACTTCTATCTTATACGCCATAAGCAGATGTAAGAACTCTTCTATACTCCTGTTACTCGTTCCGACAGTCCATATCTTCAATTTCAATCACTATAACGCTGATGCCGTAATAACAGTACCAAGCCTCCGCTCACCCCTTAATGCCCGCTTTATATAGCCCTTCCGCCCACTCAGTATCTCACATTCTATACCCATCTTCGCAATCTCCAATAGCTGGTACACTTTCTCGCGCATTCCTCCTGTGACATCAATAGAATATGACCCACCAAGGCATGAGTCCAGCTCCTGCTGGTTGAGATTCTCGATTGTGATCTCCGGGATAAGTCGCGCTTCATTATCACGCATAGGATCCGAAGTGTAGACTCCATCGACCTGCTCAAAACACAGTACCCGGGCTGGTCGTATATAAGTGCAAAGATGCCTCAGGATTTGTTCGGTGGATATAACCGTGCAGCCTCTTATATCATCGAATACACAGTCACCAAAGACCACCGGG includes these proteins:
- a CDS encoding NTP transferase domain-containing protein; its protein translation is MIVIILAGGKATRMGKEKAIIKLGAEKRLIDLVIGAVNGALKADGFIVAVTKFTPQTALYCQSMNYRMIETPGYGYHADLRYLLTRYHEFISVACDIPFLQSEHIDALIDFYSEHHNSVSVTGAVPFNMVPDGINPLPFTYRGQKLVACGINAVMNSMHSLPLVFHDPLLAINVNTTSDLRVALRYLYRYK
- a CDS encoding MotA/TolQ/ExbB proton channel family protein, which translates into the protein MLFIISAIGGKSFIVWLSSDFLAWITSLLRLPVLILLYGLTLWVIVEIGMFTYEWIIRHKCSSRTASVDLELCLHEAAAALQVQGDGESRSRLKEISAILKKCTSHKFVLQFLNCLADIDVALKDGDGDEDARQFAIRLEKLLQGCNAAITKSVERTRAMVRIGPMLGLMGTLIPMGPALLALTQGDINTLASSLIYAFGTTVLGLLIGGVAYVITTVRQHWYDKDMNDIRYICEMLFGE
- a CDS encoding nucleotidyltransferase domain-containing protein, with the translated sequence MNIRTRLRDFILTFDGWFFSVVGYELGSGSETGEVKCLLRYIPDECGTRVSNRSGRRYRKLDFNEAYEFLRQHRPLYVGDVHHVPERDIKEVLRPEAWLPTVVETDDRVARIYELLRSRSYIPADKIGITGSFLCGLNTPHSDIDLVIYGLENFNRAREVVASAKEEGIIRDIDDDTWRQIYRKRNPELSYEEFIKHEKRKNNRGMIDDTYFDILYSRDWTELALLDPMDYEPGQRMGYLQIKAEVKDASFSFDNPAIYRIEHPEIDKVLSFTHTYVGQAQEGEWIEARGMVEKTTHETRLVVGTTREAKGEWIRCLSTRT
- a CDS encoding cytochrome c maturation protein CcmE — protein: MKIKIKPLYIVVASLIVLSGALAYDVFSSYLSPYMSVSQVVGNDRYMNKEVQIMDTVVNGSTSWGEDGALSFKITDGRATINVTYRNPVPQGFKEGLKVVVIGTLDSPYHVSASQLLVKCPSKYE
- the ccsA gene encoding cytochrome c biogenesis protein CcsA → MKRDIILVIGVILSVGASYMAYVSVHPVRGDIYFSYTHVPAALVCYLAFFISLVASIMYLKKRARRYDMAAEVLVIIGLVYGIVALISGAIWANAAWGLYWNWDPKQTTTLILWIAYAGYIAVKYSISEVERRAVIGAVYNVLAFSLIPLTFLSVMLWQSLHPRAQEITLSMPVKATLILNLAAASLIFAYLIITTYSLWSLEDRVNVLLYRYRYKKGGA
- a CDS encoding ABC transporter ATP-binding protein gives rise to the protein MAQSTVAVDVIGVSKRYGYLEVLRSVSLRIERGEFVALFGHNGAGKTTLLKLIATHIRPSTGTVKIFGEDAFRDSRIRRKIGLVTHASFLYDELTVRENLLFYAKQFGVEEDKFLDTVDFLGMNRWYNVRVKQLSHGLRKRADIIRALIHDPNLILLDEPFTGLDNETCDVLVNYFKEQRQRQREKRKTLLISSHSQEWAKKVCDKAISLHRGKIVGEISL
- a CDS encoding phosphopantothenate/pantothenate synthetase is translated as MRIPKSHPRYKSLKRREKLVAGIEAGITSLHGLIAHGRGEAFDYLMGERTLESALRATEVAAALLLMAKRPVLSVNGNVAALASKEMVILSGLINAPLEVNLFHRTEERVRRIKELLEREGAKQVLGDKPDSRIPGIEHARALATREGIYTADVVLAPLEDGDRCESLIAMGKKVITIDLNPLSRTSRYATVSIVDDIERALRNLISLIEAKKNQQQQHGYGYGYSSFSLDTLLSAYDYDNKANLKAAINEIAARLIGE